The Entomobacter blattae nucleotide sequence CTTGCAGGAGGTCAGGAATGTCGGAAGCCCCCATTAAAAGAAAAACTCTTCGTGGTTCTGTGAAAAAAAATAATCAAAAGCAGAACGATCAGGAAAAGAGTGTAAAAAGCAAGCCCCAGCAGGCTAAAGAGAACATGGTCATCAAGTCTAAAAAACAACCCCCTGAAGAATACTCTTCTGCAGGCGATAAGCCTTTTGAATCAAAAATGCAAACAGATACTGTCGCCGTAGAAGGAGAATCTGTAGTAGGAAGGCGAAAAAAAACACCAGCGACAAAAAAAAGAGACATGGATTCTCTTGAGGGGTTAACCGTTCAGGTTGCTGAAAAGAGAGAATCTCTTCATAAAAAAACAATGGCGATTCTTCCTCTGAGAGATATCGTTATTTTTCCATATATGATTGTACCTCTTTTTGTAGGGCGCGAGAAATCGGTAAGAGCGCTCGAAGCTGTTACGAAGGAAAATGGTCGTATCTTTTTGGTTAGCCAGAAAGATGCCACAATAGATGATCCGTCTGTTGAGGATATTTATCGATTTGGAACAATCGCTACAATTCTTCAATTGTTGAAGCTCCCCGATGGTACTGTAAAAGTATTGGTTGAAGGTATTCAGCGCGGGAAGATCAAAAAATTTGTTGAGCAAGACAATTATTTTAAAGCTGAAATTGAAGAGATTACTTCTAATTTTTCTGGAAACACCGAAGAGACAGAAGCGCTTGCGCGATCGGTTTTAACCCAGTTTGAGCATTATATAAAACTTAATAAAAAAGTTGCTCCTGAAGTTCTGGTTTCACTCAACCAGATTACAGACCCATCAAAATTGGCAGATACAGTTGCAAGCCATTTGAACCTTAAGATTTCTGAGAAGCAAGATGTACTGGAGATTGTTTCAGTTAATGAGCGTCTTGAGCGTGTTTTTGCCCACATGGAAGCAGAAATAGGGGTTCTTCAGGTTGAAAAGCGCATTCGAAACCGTGTTAAACGGCAAATGGAAAAGACTCAGCGGGAGTATTACCTAAACGAGCAGCTTAAAGCGATTCAGAAAGAACTGGGTGAGGGAGAAGACGGTAAGGATGAATTGGCTGAGCTTGAAGAGAAAATCAAGAAGACACGTTTAAGTAAAGAAGCCCATGAAAAGGCGCTTTCTGATTTAAAAAAATTACGTGGTATGAGCCCTATGTCTGCAGAGTCAACAGTGGTTCGTAACTATCTTGACTGGTTGTTGGGTATTCCTTGGAAAAAACGCACAAAGGTTTCAAATGATTTAGCTTATGCCGAAAAAATTCTAGATGCGGACCATTACGGATTAGAGAAAGTAAAAGAAAGAATTCTTGAATATCTTGCTGTTCAAAGTCGATCTTCGAAGATTAAAGGTCCTATTTTGTGTCTGGTTGGCCCTCCAGGTGTGGGTAAAACATCTTTAGCACGTTCAATTGCCAAATCCACAGGGCGGAATTATGTCCGTGTTTCCTTGGGAGGCGTTAGGGATGAAGCCGAGATTCGTGGCCATAGAAGAACGTATATTGGAGCTATGCCTGGAAAAATTATTCAGGGGATGAAAAAGGCTAAATCTTCTAATCCACTTTTTCTTATGGATGAGATAGATAAACTCGGAGCTGATTGGAGAGGAGATCCTTCATCAGCCTTGCTTGAAGTGTTAGATCCAGAACAGAATGCGACTTTTGTAGATCATTATCTAGAGGTTGATTATGACCTTTCAGATGTTATGTTTGTTACAACGGCCAATAGCCTCAACATGCCTCAGCCTTTACTGGATCGGATGGAGATTATCAGAATCAGTGGCTATACTGAAGATGAGAAAATTGAAATTGCCAAAAGGCACCTTATTGAAAAGCAAGGACAAGCCCATAGTCTTAAGCCCCATGAATGGTCGGTCAGTGATGATGCTCTAAGAGAGTTAGTCCGCACCTATACTCGAGAGGCAGGTGTGAGGAGCTTGGAGCGTGAAATTGCTAATCTTGCCCGTAAAGCTGTAAAGGAAATCGTAACAGGAAAAGCCAAAACGGTTCATATTACCAAAAAGAACCTTGAGCGCTATGCGGGTGTTAAACGCTTCCACTACGGCGAAACCGAATTGGAAGATATGGTGGGTATTGTTACGGGGTTAGCCTGGACCGAAGTGGGAGGAGAGATTCTTACCATTGAGAGTGTTATGGTTCCTGGTAAGGGGAATGTTAAAAGCACAGGGAAGCTGGGCGATGTTATGCAAGAAAGTGTATCTGCAGCTTTTTCGTACCTCAAGAGCCGTTGTCTTTCTTATGGCATAGCTCCCACTCTGTTTGAAAAGCATGATTTTCATGTTCACGTTCCAGAAGGAGCAACTCCAAAAGATGGTCCTTCTGCTGGGATAGCGATGGTTACCACTCTAGTCAGTGTGATGACCGGCATCCCAATTCGTCGGGATATTGCAATGACAGGTGAGATCACCTTAAGGGGGCGTGTGCTTCCAATAGGTGGCCTTAAAGAAAAGCTTTTGGCAGCCTTAAGGGCGGGAATAAAAACAGTTTGTTTCCCTAAAGAAAATGAGAAAGACTTAAAAGAGCTCCCGTCTACAATTAAGAAAAGCTTGAATCTTGTGCCTGTTTCGCATGTCGATGAAGTTATTGGTTATGCTTTAGTTCGTAAACCGCAACCTATTGAATGGGAAGAGACTCCAGTAGGAGATACGGTATCGGGCCAAAAACAGTCACCCTCTGAGTCTTCTTTGCCACATTAGTTCATTTTTGTGTGTTCTTAAGGCATCAGAAGAGAAGAGAATTTCTCTCTTTTTCTTTAGTCTGTTGACTGCCTCTTGAGGGAGTTCGTAGTTTAAAGGCTAAGAGTAGAGTAATCTAGGCATAGATTCTCTGGTGTGTTCTTTAAAATATAAGAAAGGTAATACGATGAAGAAGCCACTCAACAAACAAGACTTGGTTGCTTCT carries:
- the lon gene encoding endopeptidase La gives rise to the protein MAILPLRDIVIFPYMIVPLFVGREKSVRALEAVTKENGRIFLVSQKDATIDDPSVEDIYRFGTIATILQLLKLPDGTVKVLVEGIQRGKIKKFVEQDNYFKAEIEEITSNFSGNTEETEALARSVLTQFEHYIKLNKKVAPEVLVSLNQITDPSKLADTVASHLNLKISEKQDVLEIVSVNERLERVFAHMEAEIGVLQVEKRIRNRVKRQMEKTQREYYLNEQLKAIQKELGEGEDGKDELAELEEKIKKTRLSKEAHEKALSDLKKLRGMSPMSAESTVVRNYLDWLLGIPWKKRTKVSNDLAYAEKILDADHYGLEKVKERILEYLAVQSRSSKIKGPILCLVGPPGVGKTSLARSIAKSTGRNYVRVSLGGVRDEAEIRGHRRTYIGAMPGKIIQGMKKAKSSNPLFLMDEIDKLGADWRGDPSSALLEVLDPEQNATFVDHYLEVDYDLSDVMFVTTANSLNMPQPLLDRMEIIRISGYTEDEKIEIAKRHLIEKQGQAHSLKPHEWSVSDDALRELVRTYTREAGVRSLEREIANLARKAVKEIVTGKAKTVHITKKNLERYAGVKRFHYGETELEDMVGIVTGLAWTEVGGEILTIESVMVPGKGNVKSTGKLGDVMQESVSAAFSYLKSRCLSYGIAPTLFEKHDFHVHVPEGATPKDGPSAGIAMVTTLVSVMTGIPIRRDIAMTGEITLRGRVLPIGGLKEKLLAALRAGIKTVCFPKENEKDLKELPSTIKKSLNLVPVSHVDEVIGYALVRKPQPIEWEETPVGDTVSGQKQSPSESSLPH